One genomic region from Branchiostoma lanceolatum isolate klBraLanc5 chromosome 7, klBraLanc5.hap2, whole genome shotgun sequence encodes:
- the LOC136438357 gene encoding putative inactive carboxylesterase 4, whose product MSDSEEHPVVTTVSGKVRGTVQYTNDLPDRPVYTFKGIPYAAPPVGDLRFRAPKPAVQGRGRESGMPLSQAASVNRTVLLWIHGGGLMAGGGDTTPFTSLAAHQDVVVVTINYRLGPFGFLSTGDENAPGNSGFLDQIQAMVWVQENIRVFGGDAKRVTIFGESAGGTSACYQVVSPLSKGLFQRAISQSGVCDTIDVNPMIRDVSRGTQLRH is encoded by the exons ATGTCAGACAGCGAAGAGCATCCAGTGGTCACCACGGTCAGCGGCAAGGTGCGAGGAACGGTGCAGTACACAAACGACCTGCCGGACAGACCTGTCTACACCTTCAAGGGCATCCCGTAcgcagcgccccctgtcggaGACCTGCGGTTCCGCGCCCCGAAGCCAGCCGTTCAAGGCCGTGGGAGGGAATCAGGGATGCCACTGAGCCAGGCTGCTTCTGTCAACAGGACG GTACTGCTGTGGATTCACGGCGGGGGTCTCATGGCTGGCGGAGGGGATACAACACCCTTCACGTCACTAGCGGCTCACCAGGATGTTGTCGTGGTAACGATCAACTACCGCCTTGGGCCGTTCGGCTTCCTCAGCACTGGGGACGAGAACGCGCCTGGCAACTCCGGCTTCCTGGATCAG ATCCAGGCGATGGTTTGGGTCCAAGAAAACATCAGAGTCTTTGGAGGAGACGCGAAACGGGTTACGATCTTCGGTGAGTCTGCCGGTGGCACGAGTGCCTGTTACCAGGTGGTGTCTCCTCTCAGTAAGGGTCTGTTCCAGCGGGCCATCTCTCAGAGCGGGGTGTGTGACACGATAGATGTCAATCCCATGATCCGTGATGTTAGCAGAGGAACTCAACTGCGACACTAG
- the LOC136439174 gene encoding cocaine esterase-like: MMACLRQKSADDIVAAHQRLAAKLSVEGILMPFTPSVDGVFLPAHPNVLLEKGQVNTGSYLLGVNNHEYGFHLPSATLPNFGQGMGHDTFLLMMKRLVRRLYPGSSEDGIVSVLRKEYLDNSKDPMATLYQFTHVYGDQMFVAPTVFVADKIGASGQVYLYENQYAPSFVRTARPDWVGCDHADDLLIMTGVAMLDRPLKDGGFMPFSEEDKNTSLDFMAYWANFARTGNPSDCTGGPADSPTVPEWPQYTPDNPAYMKLDLTSSADVGFHPDRMALWNDVIPKLAASSER, encoded by the exons ATGATGGCCTGCCTCAGACAAAAGTCTGCTGACGACATCGTCGCAGCTCATCAGCGTTTGGCCGCGAAACTTAGCGTGGAGGGGATTCTGATGCCCTTTACCCCCTCTGTCGACGGCGTGTTCCTTCCTGCGCACCCCAATGTCCTTCTAGAGAAGGGCCAAGTAAACACGGGGTCCTACCTGCTCGGTGTGAACAACCACGAGTACGGGTTCCATTTGCCATCTGCAACTTTACCAAACTTTGGACAAGGAATGGGCCATGATACCTTTCTCCTTATGATGAAGAGACTTGTGCGGCGACTCTATCCG GGTTCAAGCGAAGACGGCATTGTGTCAGTCCTTCGCAAGGAGTACCTGGATAACTCGAAAGACCCAATGGCCACACTGTACCAGTTCACACATGTCTACGGAGACCAGATGTTCGTCGCTCCAACGGTCTTCGTCGCAGATAAGATCGGCG CCTCTGGACAGGTGTACCTATATGAGAACCAGTACGCCCCGTCCTTTGTAAGGACTGCCCGGCCAGactgggttgggtgtgaccacgCAGACGACTTGCTGATCATGACTGGGGTCGCCATGTTGGACAGACCCTTGAAGGACGGAGGCTTTATGCCATTTTCCGAGGAAGATAAAAACACCAGTCTGGATTTCATGGCTTACTGGGCCAACTTCGCCCGAACAGG GAACCCGTCTGACTGTACCGGCGGCCCAGCTGACAGCCCCACGGTACCAGAGTGGCCCCAGTACACACCTGACAACCCCGCCTACATGAAGCTGGATCTGACGTCATCTGCTGACGTAGGGTTTCATCCTGACAGGATGGCCCTGTGGAATGACGTCATCCCAAAACTCGCAGCATCTTCTGAAAGATGA
- the LOC136439172 gene encoding carboxylesterase 1D-like has product MVVPVVSTASGKVRGTVQYTNDLPDKPVYTFVGIPYAAPPVGDLRFRSPKPAVSWEGVRDATELGAYCPQDQDAFSFYPIQLKHYKFDEDCLTLNIETPTVAKEAGLPVLLWIHGGGFVTGLGHQVPFLSLSAHQDVVVVTFNYRLGALGFLSTGDENAPGNVAFLDQIQAMVWVQQNIRNFGGDPGRVTIFGLSAGGTSVCYHLVSPLSKGLFQRAISQSGVCQTLDVVSNPQERAVMLAEELGCDTKNIASMVEGLREKPVDQIVTCSKRLLKKLGSKGELMAFGPVVDGKFLPASPSDVFDLGRAHTVDYLLGVGNHEYGFQLPSELIRGFGRGITEERFLLRLKKRMGAVYPKSNLNNITSAIRRTYREGDNPDDPHALEYQFTQAFGDQMFVAPTVLAASKHAAAGQKVYLYENQYAPSSAAAVRPDWVGCDHSDDVMMVSGAAFLDVPLKVGALLPFSSDDKQVSMGMMAYWANFARTGNPSDRTGGPADSPTVPEWPQYTPDNPAYMKLGLTSSADVELKSEKMKLWNDIIPKLAASSRL; this is encoded by the exons ATGGTGGTCCCTGTTGTATCCACGGCCAGCGGCAAGGTGCGAGGAACGGTGCAGTACACAAACGACCTGCCGGACAAACCTGTCTACACCTTCGTCGGCATCCCGTAcgcagcgccccctgtcggaGACCTACGGTTCCGGTCTCCCAAGCCAGCCGTTTCGTGGGAGGGAGTCAGAGATGCTACTGAACTGGGCGCCTACTGTCCTCAGGATCAAGATGCCTTCAGCTTCTACCCCATTCAGCTCAAACACTACAAATTCGATGAAGACTGCCTAACACTGAACATTGAAACACCAACAGTGGCAAAAGAGGCTGGACTACCC GTGCTGCTTTGGATCCATGGTGGTGGGTTTGTAACAGGGCTGGGGCATCAGGTGCCCTTCTTGTCCCTGTCTGCCCACCAAGATGTAGTCGTCGTGACCTTCAACTACCGCCTCGGTGCCCTTGGCTTCCTCAGCACTGGGGACGAGAATGCTCCTGGGAATGTCGCTTTCCTCGATCAG ATCCAGGCAATGGTTTGGGTCCAACAGAACATCCGGAACTTTGGAGGAGATCCAGGCCGGGTTACAATATTCGGTTTGTCCGCTGGGGGTACTAGTGTCTGTTACCACCTGGTTTCACCTCTCAGTAAGGGTCTGTTCCAGCGGGCTATCTCTCAGAGTGGGGTCTGTCAGACACTGGATGTCGTTTCAAATCCACAGGAGAGAGCAGTTATGTTGGCAGAAGAATTGGGATGTGACACAAAGAATATAGCCAGCATGGTAGAGGGCCTTAGGGAGAAGCCAGTAGACCAAATTGTCACCTGTAGCAAACGTCTTTTGAAGAAGCTAGGTTCCAAAGGGGAACTTATGGCTTTTGGCCCTGTTGTTGATGGGAAATTTCTTCCAGCAAGCCCTTCTGATGTGTTTGATCTGGGGAGGGCACACACTGTGGACTATCTTCTAGGCGTGGGCAACCACGAGTATGGGTTTCAGCTGCCATCCGAACTTATCCGAGGTTTTGGACGAGGAATAACCGAAGAAAGGTTTCTTCTCAGGCTGAAAAAGAGGATGGGTGCAGTCTATCCG AAGTCCAACCTGAACAACATCACTTCAGCCATACGCAGGACCTACAGAGAAGGTGACAACCCAGATGACCCACATGCTTTAGAGTACCAGTTCACCCAGGCCTTTGGAGATCAAATGTTTGTTGCTCCGACTGTCCTCGCTGCAAGCAAACATGCTG CTGCTGGACAGAAAGTCTACCTGTATGAGAACCAGTATGCGCCCTCTAGCGCCGCGGCTGTTCGGCCAGACTGGGTGGGGTGCGACCATTCAGATGATGTCATGATGGTGTCCGGCGCTGCCTTCCTGGACGTGCCTTTGAAAGTTGGTGCTCTGTTGCCGTTCTCCTCTGATGACAAGCAGGTCAGCATGGGCATGATGGCTTACTGGGCTAACTTTGCTAGAACAGG GAACCCGTCTGACCGTACCGGCGGGCCAGCTGACAGCCCCACGGTACCAGAGTGGCCCCAGTACACACCTGACAACCCCGCCTACATGAAGCTGGGTCTGACGTCATCTGCTGACGTAGAACTGAAGTCGGAGAAGATGAAACTGTGGAATGACATCATCCCCAAGCTGGCAGCATCTTCCAGGTTGTGA
- the LOC136439169 gene encoding uncharacterized protein isoform X2, which produces MDRRRIVALFVILLASVAFVCGQQNTTSTRPTEGATESATAQSGQVILLLADREKRRISSPGYPDNPYPNDMSITWRVAVNHSLPGDNVVHLEFDHFELEEEPDCVWDYVAVYDGINNVKGKFCGNAMPPEIESSSNNMSVVFISDSSATFSGFSARYWANHSTGALSEINVALHKRASQSSLLRSEYPAERAVDGNTGTILYPRQECTHTGLEYEPWWKVDLGDTYVIGQVTVINRGDCCGERLRNFMVRVGLFEEIRENTPCGSIYSATPSDGQTIDVRCAEPISGRWVSVQLIGREDYLSLCEVQVYTATGDAVTGMLPDISQPTPPEFKAHCKDPNLDFSSVTIPNFYGHRSVEEILASRQWQEMKTANTSCHPQIRPFPCSLLIAGFRRQDGLPCQSWCWEVRSSCSSRVINGSLFEAIACESLPPTRCVNLRSPQDCYYGNGVNYRGTGTLPVEGGKTCHNWTEALGSRYTFFDWADLRENYCRNLSPDYFSEPFCVVTMDTMDGHPHLPETCGLKPCGERGCGPPPVVRSGSRSPVQNFYKTGEKVFIRCDKGYTIEVMWISCTGDGTWSTTELQCVVNQRLRLQNALLASGSYSRKLAPHSHEVSVVFRANLEEIIDADEKNENMFASISFRLQWMDSRLSWIPYKYGDLSELVMETTDVWIPKVYLQRNGDARFGDFPDAPVTVTSDGLVTWDIIDLVTTTCNLKPALFPFDSMECPVCLGGRTGERFYCNISSEEIFVAEPQSNIKGFKACGEGDVDKANQWNARWTINVTEKKGCIIMKFDRIPTFHLCTTLFPAIILTLLMCITFVLPIDKGDRLSFGMTILLSMVVSLVFITDVLPAKGSMPVVAILIIVYMCMMGFFLIVTVMIIRVSSSDKNLPPLVKKVFLRYVARLVFLGDLTQRKHGHTVLKVDDFEMMEGMKGKDSKPSETEPRHLLEVLLSLKDSVNNLSDAVESFAASGQPQTTKATEDEAVKTDYGQLAKVLDRLCLFLYVFGLIIAIPIVRFSTDEN; this is translated from the exons ATGGATAGGCGACGTATTGTCGCGCTCTTTGTGATCCTACTTGCTTCAGTCGCCTTTGTTTGCGGCCAGCAAAATACAACTTCGACGCGACCGACAGAGGGCGCCACAGAGAGCGCCACAGCCCAGTCAGGTCAGGTCATCCTCCTACTGGCCGACCGTGAAAAACGCCGGATCAGCAGTCCTGGGTATCCAGACAATCCGTACCCAA ATGACATGAGTATAACGTGGAGGGTTGCCGTTAACCACAGCCTCCCAGGCGATAATGTGGTCCACTTGGAGTTCGACCATTTTGAGCTGGAAGAGGAACCGGACTGTGTCTGGGATTATGTCGCTGTGTACGACGGTATCAATAATGTAAAAG GAAAGTTCTGCGGGAACGCAATGCCACCAGAGATAGAATCCAGTTCCAATAATATGTCAGTAGTTTTCATATCAGACTCTTCTGCGACATTTTCTGGATTCTCTGCAAGATACTGGGCAAACCACAGCACGGGAGCGCTTTCAG AGATAAATGTTGCGCTGCACAAACGGGCTTCACAGAGCAGTTTGCTTCGATCGGAATATCCCGCGGAACGAGCTGTGGACGGGAACACAGGAACCATTCTGTACCCTCGACAGGAATGCACGCATACGGGCCTGGAGTACGAGCCGTGGTGGAAGGTTGATCTTGGAGACACTTACGTCATCGGTCAGGTGACAGTCATCAACCGCGGGGACTGCTGTG GAGAGCGACTGCGAAATTTCATGGTACGAGTCGGTCTATTTGAGGAGATCCGTGAAAACACACCATGCGGGAGCATCTACTCGGCAACTCCGTCGGATGGGCAGACCATCGACGTGCGGTGTGCCGAGCCCATCTCAGGGAGGTGGGTGTCTGTTCAGCTGATCGGCCGGGAGGACTACCTGTCTCTGTGTGAAGTACAGGTGTATACAGCGACCGGTGATGCAGTGACAG GAATGCTTCCTGACATATCCCAACCCACCCCTCCTGAGTTTAAGGCCCATTGCAAAGACCCAAACCTGGACTTCTCCTCGGTAACTATCCCCAACTTTTACGGCCACAGAAGTGTTGAGGAGATTTTGGCTTCACGGCAATGGCAGGAGATGAAGACGGCCAACACGTCCTGTCATCCGCAGATCCGACCCTTTCCCTGTTCACTACTGATTGCAGGATTCCGAAG GCAGGATGGGCTGCCCTGTCAGTCATGGTGCTGGGAGGTACGATCTTCCTGTTCATCAAGAGTCATCAACGGGTCTTTATTTGAGGCCATCGCCTGCGAGAGTCTTCCTCCCACTAGATGCGTCAACTTGAGATCTCCCCAAG ATTGCTATTACGGTAATGGAGTAAACTACAGAGGCACGGGGACTCTACCGGTGGAAGGGGGAAAGACGTGCCATAATTGGACCGAGGCGCTGGGGTCAAGGTACACGTTCTTCGATTGGGCTGATCTACGGGAGAACTACTGTCGGAATTTGTCGCCAG ACTATTTTTCAGAACCCTTCTGTGTTGTGACAATGGACACGATGGATGGACACCCACACTTACCTGAGACGTGTGGTTTGAAGCCTTGCGGTG AACGCGGTTGCGGACCTCCCCCTGTTGTGAGATCGGGAAGCAGAAGTCCAGTTCAAAATTTCTACAAgacaggagaaaaagttttcATCCGCTGTGATAAAGGCTACACCATTGAGGTCATGTGGATATCATGCACCGGAGATGGAACATGGAGTACGACAGAATTACAGTGTGTCG TGAACCAGAGGTTGCGGCTTCAAAATGCACTGCTTGCTTCGGGAAGTTATTCCAGGAAACTGGCACCCCATAGCCACGAGGTCAGTGTCGTCTTTCGAGCTAACTTGGAGGAGATAATCGACGCT gaCGAAAAAAATGAGAACATGTTTGCATCGATCTCCTTCAGACTG CAATGGATGGACAGCCGCCTGTCCTGGATCCCTTATAAGTACGGTGACCTCTCTGAGCTTGTTATGGAAACGACGGATGTATGGATACCAAAAGTCTATCTTCAACGAAA TGGCGACGCCAGGTTTGGCGACTTCCCCGATGCCCCCGTGACAGTCACCAGTGATGGGCTAGTGACATGGGATATCATTGATCTCGTAACGACAACTTGCAACCTCA AGCCGGCTCTCTTTCCCTTTGATTCCATGGAGTGTCCGGTGTGTCTGGGAGGAAGAACTGGGGAAAGGTTTTACTGTAACATAAGCAGTGAGGAAATATTTGTTGCTGAGCCCCAATCCAACATCAAAGGTTTCAAGGCATGTGGAGAGGGGGATGTCGACAAGGCAAATCAGTGGAACGCACGATGGACG ATTAACGTGACCGAGAAGAAGGGCTGCATCATCATGAAGTTTGACCGCATCCCGACGTTTCATCTCTGCACCACGCTGTTCCCCGCCATCATTCTCACCCTGCTCATGTGCATCACCTTCGTGCTGCCGATTGACAAG GGAGACCGTCTTTCCTTCGGGATGACGATTTTGTTGTCCATGGTGGTATCTCTGGTTTTCATCACGGACGTCCTGCCGGCCAAGGGCTCTATGCCTGTTGTAG CCATCCTgatcattgtgtacatgtgcatgatGGGGTTCTTCTTGATCGTCACCGTAATGATCATCAGGGTCAGCTCAAGC GACAAAAACCTCCCACCCCTAGTGAAGAAGGTGTTTCTCCGGTATGTCGCTCGCCTCGTGTTCCTGGGGGACCTGACCCAGAGGAAACATGGTCATACTGTCCTGAAAGTGGACGACTTTGAGATGATGGAAGGCATGAAGGGAAAGGACAG TAAACCAAGTGAAACTGAGCCAAGACACCTTCTTGAAGTCCTGCTGTCTCTCAAGGATTCCGTCAATAATCTTAGTGATGCCGTGGAGTCCTTTGCTGCCTCGGGCCAACCCCAAACCACCAAGGCAACGGAAGATGAGGCTGTGAAGACGGACTACGGCCAGCTCGCTAAGGTCCTGGACCGTCTCTGTCTCTTCCTGTATGTGTTTGGATTGATCATTGCGATTCCTATTGTGAGGTTTTCCACTGACGAGAACTAG
- the LOC136439169 gene encoding uncharacterized protein isoform X1, producing MDRRRIVALFVILLASVAFVCGQQNTTSTRPTEGATESATAQSGQVILLLADREKRRISSPGYPDNPYPNDMSITWRVAVNHSLPGDNVVHLEFDHFELEEEPDCVWDYVAVYDGINNVKGKFCGNAMPPEIESSSNNMSVVFISDSSATFSGFSARYWANHSTGALSAEINVALHKRASQSSLLRSEYPAERAVDGNTGTILYPRQECTHTGLEYEPWWKVDLGDTYVIGQVTVINRGDCCGERLRNFMVRVGLFEEIRENTPCGSIYSATPSDGQTIDVRCAEPISGRWVSVQLIGREDYLSLCEVQVYTATGDAVTGMLPDISQPTPPEFKAHCKDPNLDFSSVTIPNFYGHRSVEEILASRQWQEMKTANTSCHPQIRPFPCSLLIAGFRRQDGLPCQSWCWEVRSSCSSRVINGSLFEAIACESLPPTRCVNLRSPQDCYYGNGVNYRGTGTLPVEGGKTCHNWTEALGSRYTFFDWADLRENYCRNLSPDYFSEPFCVVTMDTMDGHPHLPETCGLKPCGERGCGPPPVVRSGSRSPVQNFYKTGEKVFIRCDKGYTIEVMWISCTGDGTWSTTELQCVVNQRLRLQNALLASGSYSRKLAPHSHEVSVVFRANLEEIIDADEKNENMFASISFRLQWMDSRLSWIPYKYGDLSELVMETTDVWIPKVYLQRNGDARFGDFPDAPVTVTSDGLVTWDIIDLVTTTCNLKPALFPFDSMECPVCLGGRTGERFYCNISSEEIFVAEPQSNIKGFKACGEGDVDKANQWNARWTINVTEKKGCIIMKFDRIPTFHLCTTLFPAIILTLLMCITFVLPIDKGDRLSFGMTILLSMVVSLVFITDVLPAKGSMPVVAILIIVYMCMMGFFLIVTVMIIRVSSSDKNLPPLVKKVFLRYVARLVFLGDLTQRKHGHTVLKVDDFEMMEGMKGKDSKPSETEPRHLLEVLLSLKDSVNNLSDAVESFAASGQPQTTKATEDEAVKTDYGQLAKVLDRLCLFLYVFGLIIAIPIVRFSTDEN from the exons ATGGATAGGCGACGTATTGTCGCGCTCTTTGTGATCCTACTTGCTTCAGTCGCCTTTGTTTGCGGCCAGCAAAATACAACTTCGACGCGACCGACAGAGGGCGCCACAGAGAGCGCCACAGCCCAGTCAGGTCAGGTCATCCTCCTACTGGCCGACCGTGAAAAACGCCGGATCAGCAGTCCTGGGTATCCAGACAATCCGTACCCAA ATGACATGAGTATAACGTGGAGGGTTGCCGTTAACCACAGCCTCCCAGGCGATAATGTGGTCCACTTGGAGTTCGACCATTTTGAGCTGGAAGAGGAACCGGACTGTGTCTGGGATTATGTCGCTGTGTACGACGGTATCAATAATGTAAAAG GAAAGTTCTGCGGGAACGCAATGCCACCAGAGATAGAATCCAGTTCCAATAATATGTCAGTAGTTTTCATATCAGACTCTTCTGCGACATTTTCTGGATTCTCTGCAAGATACTGGGCAAACCACAGCACGGGAGCGCTTTCAG CAGAGATAAATGTTGCGCTGCACAAACGGGCTTCACAGAGCAGTTTGCTTCGATCGGAATATCCCGCGGAACGAGCTGTGGACGGGAACACAGGAACCATTCTGTACCCTCGACAGGAATGCACGCATACGGGCCTGGAGTACGAGCCGTGGTGGAAGGTTGATCTTGGAGACACTTACGTCATCGGTCAGGTGACAGTCATCAACCGCGGGGACTGCTGTG GAGAGCGACTGCGAAATTTCATGGTACGAGTCGGTCTATTTGAGGAGATCCGTGAAAACACACCATGCGGGAGCATCTACTCGGCAACTCCGTCGGATGGGCAGACCATCGACGTGCGGTGTGCCGAGCCCATCTCAGGGAGGTGGGTGTCTGTTCAGCTGATCGGCCGGGAGGACTACCTGTCTCTGTGTGAAGTACAGGTGTATACAGCGACCGGTGATGCAGTGACAG GAATGCTTCCTGACATATCCCAACCCACCCCTCCTGAGTTTAAGGCCCATTGCAAAGACCCAAACCTGGACTTCTCCTCGGTAACTATCCCCAACTTTTACGGCCACAGAAGTGTTGAGGAGATTTTGGCTTCACGGCAATGGCAGGAGATGAAGACGGCCAACACGTCCTGTCATCCGCAGATCCGACCCTTTCCCTGTTCACTACTGATTGCAGGATTCCGAAG GCAGGATGGGCTGCCCTGTCAGTCATGGTGCTGGGAGGTACGATCTTCCTGTTCATCAAGAGTCATCAACGGGTCTTTATTTGAGGCCATCGCCTGCGAGAGTCTTCCTCCCACTAGATGCGTCAACTTGAGATCTCCCCAAG ATTGCTATTACGGTAATGGAGTAAACTACAGAGGCACGGGGACTCTACCGGTGGAAGGGGGAAAGACGTGCCATAATTGGACCGAGGCGCTGGGGTCAAGGTACACGTTCTTCGATTGGGCTGATCTACGGGAGAACTACTGTCGGAATTTGTCGCCAG ACTATTTTTCAGAACCCTTCTGTGTTGTGACAATGGACACGATGGATGGACACCCACACTTACCTGAGACGTGTGGTTTGAAGCCTTGCGGTG AACGCGGTTGCGGACCTCCCCCTGTTGTGAGATCGGGAAGCAGAAGTCCAGTTCAAAATTTCTACAAgacaggagaaaaagttttcATCCGCTGTGATAAAGGCTACACCATTGAGGTCATGTGGATATCATGCACCGGAGATGGAACATGGAGTACGACAGAATTACAGTGTGTCG TGAACCAGAGGTTGCGGCTTCAAAATGCACTGCTTGCTTCGGGAAGTTATTCCAGGAAACTGGCACCCCATAGCCACGAGGTCAGTGTCGTCTTTCGAGCTAACTTGGAGGAGATAATCGACGCT gaCGAAAAAAATGAGAACATGTTTGCATCGATCTCCTTCAGACTG CAATGGATGGACAGCCGCCTGTCCTGGATCCCTTATAAGTACGGTGACCTCTCTGAGCTTGTTATGGAAACGACGGATGTATGGATACCAAAAGTCTATCTTCAACGAAA TGGCGACGCCAGGTTTGGCGACTTCCCCGATGCCCCCGTGACAGTCACCAGTGATGGGCTAGTGACATGGGATATCATTGATCTCGTAACGACAACTTGCAACCTCA AGCCGGCTCTCTTTCCCTTTGATTCCATGGAGTGTCCGGTGTGTCTGGGAGGAAGAACTGGGGAAAGGTTTTACTGTAACATAAGCAGTGAGGAAATATTTGTTGCTGAGCCCCAATCCAACATCAAAGGTTTCAAGGCATGTGGAGAGGGGGATGTCGACAAGGCAAATCAGTGGAACGCACGATGGACG ATTAACGTGACCGAGAAGAAGGGCTGCATCATCATGAAGTTTGACCGCATCCCGACGTTTCATCTCTGCACCACGCTGTTCCCCGCCATCATTCTCACCCTGCTCATGTGCATCACCTTCGTGCTGCCGATTGACAAG GGAGACCGTCTTTCCTTCGGGATGACGATTTTGTTGTCCATGGTGGTATCTCTGGTTTTCATCACGGACGTCCTGCCGGCCAAGGGCTCTATGCCTGTTGTAG CCATCCTgatcattgtgtacatgtgcatgatGGGGTTCTTCTTGATCGTCACCGTAATGATCATCAGGGTCAGCTCAAGC GACAAAAACCTCCCACCCCTAGTGAAGAAGGTGTTTCTCCGGTATGTCGCTCGCCTCGTGTTCCTGGGGGACCTGACCCAGAGGAAACATGGTCATACTGTCCTGAAAGTGGACGACTTTGAGATGATGGAAGGCATGAAGGGAAAGGACAG TAAACCAAGTGAAACTGAGCCAAGACACCTTCTTGAAGTCCTGCTGTCTCTCAAGGATTCCGTCAATAATCTTAGTGATGCCGTGGAGTCCTTTGCTGCCTCGGGCCAACCCCAAACCACCAAGGCAACGGAAGATGAGGCTGTGAAGACGGACTACGGCCAGCTCGCTAAGGTCCTGGACCGTCTCTGTCTCTTCCTGTATGTGTTTGGATTGATCATTGCGATTCCTATTGTGAGGTTTTCCACTGACGAGAACTAG